A single Rattus norvegicus strain BN/NHsdMcwi chromosome 5, GRCr8, whole genome shotgun sequence DNA region contains:
- the Hemgn gene encoding hemogen isoform X1, whose protein sequence is MVSAVLPCLCMSFLVRAFRLLVKSEQIPRRRCGKMDVRKDQSHLTLNQTPEAHVEKSHAPDIIGSWSLRNREQLKKRKAEAQGRQTSQWQLGEQKKRKYQRTGKGNRRGRKRQGNVEQKAESWSQTENERVQEVLVPAEEETEYSGNTATQALPLRASPTKAVPTEHCSEVPQESLQCQEITIQNHSQTHQRRDKAEALSPTTCQEIGVLQYSPKMCQDMAEPEARSPKMCQETAVPQTYSPKAHEDMAEYEALSPKMCRETPVPQYHSSKIPQDMTGPEALAPDMCQETTVSQNHSSKVPQDMAGPEALSLKMCQEPTVLQEHTLKICQDVARPDVLSSKTHQEMTVPKALPCITPGDAAGPEGCSPKTLPQSDVTPMSVTPGKNTSHPDLGTAVAEGCFSEAGECIVSEDISTKTHQEAVEPKFLSHKTYKEFTVPIVSSHKTIQESPGPEEYSPGSRHEMSGPEDLSIKTCKNRDGPKHSLPEGAQEVGGAQRQDPDAQDIEDAGAFSQDLEEGNKADQDPETPAGPQGPQKICPENDVHSSALF, encoded by the exons CTTTTAGGTTGCTTGTGAAGTCGGAGCAAATACCAAGAAGGCGTTGTGGCAAGATGGATGTGAGGAAGGACCAATCTCATCTGACGCTCAACCAGACCCCTGAAGCTCATGTAGAGAAGTCCCATGCTCCAG ACATCATTGGATCTTGGAGtttgagaaacagagaacaaCTGAAGAAGAGAAAAGCTGAGGCACAGGGGAGGCAGACGTCACAATGGCAACTTGG AGAACAGAAAAAACGCAAGTATCAGAGAACAGGAAAAGGTAATCGAAGAGGCCGAAAGAGACAAGGGAATGTGGAACAAAAGGCAGAGTCTTGGTCACAAACAGAAAACGAAAGGGTACAGGAGGTATTGGTACCTGCTGAGGAAGAAACTGAGTACTCTGGAAACACTGCAACTCAAGCCCTTCCCTTGAGAGCATCCCCCACAAAAGCTGTGCCTACAGAACACTGTTCTGAAGTACCCCAAGAAAGCTTGCAGTGCCAAGAAATAACTATACAGAACCATTCTCAAACACACCAACGAAGGGACAAAGCTGAAGCTCTCTCTCCTACCACGTGCCAAGAAATAGGAGTACTTCAATATTCTCCTAAGATGTGCCAAGATATGGCTGAACCTGAGGCACGCTCACCTAAAATGTGCCAGGAGACAGCTGTGCCCCAAACCTATTCTCCCAAAGCACACGAAGATATGGCTGAATATGAGGCACTTTCGCCTAAAATGTGCCGGGAAACACCTGTGCCACAATACCATTCTTCCAAAATACCCCAAGATATGACCGGACCTGAGGCGTTAGCTCCTGATATGTGCCAAGAAACAACTGTGTCCCAAAACCATTCTTCCAAAGTACCCCAGGATATGGCTGGACCTGAGGCGCTCTCTCTTAAAATGTGCCAGGAACCAACTGTGCTTCAAGAACATACTTTGAAAATATGCCAAGATGTGGCCAGACCTGACGTCCTCTCTTCTAAAACACATCAAGAGATGACTGTTCCCAAAGCCCTTCCCTGTATAACACCTGGAGATGCTGCTGGCCCAGAAGGATGCTCCCCCAAAACACTCCCCCAGTCAGATGTAACCCCCATGTCAGTCACACCAGGAAAAAATACTTCCCACCCAGATCTGGGAACGGCTGTGGCTGAAGGCTGCTTTTCTGAAGCCGGAGAATGCATTGTATCTGAAGACATTTCTACAAAAACACACCAAGAAGCAGTTGAACCTAAATTCCTTTCTCACAAGACTTACAAAGAATTCACTGTGCCTATAGTCTCCTCTCATAAAACCATCCAAGAATCACCTGGGCCTGAAGAATATTCACCTGGAAGCCGTCATGAAATGTCAGGGCCTGAAGACCTCTCTATCAAGACCTGTAAGAACAGGGATGGGCCTAAACACAGCCTTCCAGAAGGAGCCCAGGAAGTAGGTGGGGCCCAGAGGCAGGACCCTGATGCACAGGATATCGAGGACGCTGGTGCTTTCTCTCAAG ACCTGGAGGAAGGAAACAAAGCAGATCAAGACCCAGAAACTCCAGCGGGTCCACAGGGTCCTCAAAAGATCTGTCCAGAAAATGATGTCCACAGCTCTGCTCTATTTTAA
- the Hemgn gene encoding hemogen — MDVRKDQSHLTLNQTPEAHVEKSHAPDIIGSWSLRNREQLKKRKAEAQGRQTSQWQLGEQKKRKYQRTGKGNRRGRKRQGNVEQKAESWSQTENERVQEVLVPAEEETEYSGNTATQALPLRASPTKAVPTEHCSEVPQESLQCQEITIQNHSQTHQRRDKAEALSPTTCQEIGVLQYSPKMCQDMAEPEARSPKMCQETAVPQTYSPKAHEDMAEYEALSPKMCRETPVPQYHSSKIPQDMTGPEALAPDMCQETTVSQNHSSKVPQDMAGPEALSLKMCQEPTVLQEHTLKICQDVARPDVLSSKTHQEMTVPKALPCITPGDAAGPEGCSPKTLPQSDVTPMSVTPGKNTSHPDLGTAVAEGCFSEAGECIVSEDISTKTHQEAVEPKFLSHKTYKEFTVPIVSSHKTIQESPGPEEYSPGSRHEMSGPEDLSIKTCKNRDGPKHSLPEGAQEVGGAQRQDPDAQDIEDAGAFSQDLEEGNKADQDPETPAGPQGPQKICPENDVHSSALF, encoded by the exons ATGGATGTGAGGAAGGACCAATCTCATCTGACGCTCAACCAGACCCCTGAAGCTCATGTAGAGAAGTCCCATGCTCCAG ACATCATTGGATCTTGGAGtttgagaaacagagaacaaCTGAAGAAGAGAAAAGCTGAGGCACAGGGGAGGCAGACGTCACAATGGCAACTTGG AGAACAGAAAAAACGCAAGTATCAGAGAACAGGAAAAGGTAATCGAAGAGGCCGAAAGAGACAAGGGAATGTGGAACAAAAGGCAGAGTCTTGGTCACAAACAGAAAACGAAAGGGTACAGGAGGTATTGGTACCTGCTGAGGAAGAAACTGAGTACTCTGGAAACACTGCAACTCAAGCCCTTCCCTTGAGAGCATCCCCCACAAAAGCTGTGCCTACAGAACACTGTTCTGAAGTACCCCAAGAAAGCTTGCAGTGCCAAGAAATAACTATACAGAACCATTCTCAAACACACCAACGAAGGGACAAAGCTGAAGCTCTCTCTCCTACCACGTGCCAAGAAATAGGAGTACTTCAATATTCTCCTAAGATGTGCCAAGATATGGCTGAACCTGAGGCACGCTCACCTAAAATGTGCCAGGAGACAGCTGTGCCCCAAACCTATTCTCCCAAAGCACACGAAGATATGGCTGAATATGAGGCACTTTCGCCTAAAATGTGCCGGGAAACACCTGTGCCACAATACCATTCTTCCAAAATACCCCAAGATATGACCGGACCTGAGGCGTTAGCTCCTGATATGTGCCAAGAAACAACTGTGTCCCAAAACCATTCTTCCAAAGTACCCCAGGATATGGCTGGACCTGAGGCGCTCTCTCTTAAAATGTGCCAGGAACCAACTGTGCTTCAAGAACATACTTTGAAAATATGCCAAGATGTGGCCAGACCTGACGTCCTCTCTTCTAAAACACATCAAGAGATGACTGTTCCCAAAGCCCTTCCCTGTATAACACCTGGAGATGCTGCTGGCCCAGAAGGATGCTCCCCCAAAACACTCCCCCAGTCAGATGTAACCCCCATGTCAGTCACACCAGGAAAAAATACTTCCCACCCAGATCTGGGAACGGCTGTGGCTGAAGGCTGCTTTTCTGAAGCCGGAGAATGCATTGTATCTGAAGACATTTCTACAAAAACACACCAAGAAGCAGTTGAACCTAAATTCCTTTCTCACAAGACTTACAAAGAATTCACTGTGCCTATAGTCTCCTCTCATAAAACCATCCAAGAATCACCTGGGCCTGAAGAATATTCACCTGGAAGCCGTCATGAAATGTCAGGGCCTGAAGACCTCTCTATCAAGACCTGTAAGAACAGGGATGGGCCTAAACACAGCCTTCCAGAAGGAGCCCAGGAAGTAGGTGGGGCCCAGAGGCAGGACCCTGATGCACAGGATATCGAGGACGCTGGTGCTTTCTCTCAAG ACCTGGAGGAAGGAAACAAAGCAGATCAAGACCCAGAAACTCCAGCGGGTCCACAGGGTCCTCAAAAGATCTGTCCAGAAAATGATGTCCACAGCTCTGCTCTATTTTAA